In Planctomycetota bacterium, a single window of DNA contains:
- a CDS encoding DUF4143 domain-containing protein → MRFFPLAWAEIKHTSFLDACLAYGTLPPVVTDPLHATDTLASYVGTYLQEEIAAEALTRNIQPFARFLQEAAKHHAQVLNVERVAQRAAIKRRTVDTYFEILEDTLLGLRLPAYRPGLRSKEVAHPKFYFFDAGVARAAAGWIRETMPDEWRGFSFETLVLGELRAFNSYRRKDKRLFHYSVTGAFDIDFVVETQKKVLNRPARLVAIEAKASSQWRSEWSRPLAMIAEHGAIDAAYGVYLGKKTIVNDAVTVLPFAEFSRRLWAGDVF, encoded by the coding sequence GTGCGATTTTTCCCGCTGGCTTGGGCAGAGATCAAGCACACCTCGTTTCTCGATGCGTGTCTCGCCTACGGGACGCTTCCTCCCGTGGTTACGGACCCGTTGCATGCGACCGACACGCTCGCGAGCTACGTGGGCACCTATCTTCAGGAGGAGATTGCGGCGGAGGCACTGACCCGCAATATCCAGCCGTTCGCGCGGTTCCTTCAGGAAGCCGCAAAGCACCACGCCCAGGTGCTGAACGTCGAGCGGGTCGCCCAGCGAGCGGCGATCAAGCGGCGCACGGTCGACACCTACTTCGAGATTCTCGAAGACACACTGCTCGGCCTGCGGCTCCCCGCATATCGCCCCGGGCTTCGCTCGAAGGAGGTGGCTCACCCGAAATTTTATTTCTTCGACGCCGGGGTGGCCCGGGCCGCGGCGGGCTGGATTCGGGAGACGATGCCCGACGAATGGCGGGGTTTCTCGTTCGAGACGCTCGTGCTCGGCGAGCTCCGCGCGTTCAATTCCTATCGGCGGAAAGACAAGCGGTTGTTCCACTACAGCGTGACCGGAGCATTCGACATCGACTTCGTGGTGGAAACGCAAAAGAAGGTCTTGAATCGGCCGGCCCGGCTCGTGGCCATCGAGGCCAAAGCCTCGTCTCAATGGCGGTCGGAGTGGAGCCGGCCCTTGGCAATGATCGCCGAGCATGGCGCGATCGATGCTGCGTATGGCGTCTACCTCGGAAAGAAGACGATCGTGAACGATGCGGTCACGGTCTTGCCGTTCGCCGAGTTCAGCCGCCGTCTGTGGGCTGGCGACGTTTTCTGA
- a CDS encoding PIN domain-containing protein → MFVDASVALAACGRPRGASRAIFNAAAAHGWELVSSGYSLAEVRRNLGKLPGDPAVEWQAIAGGLRIVRDVWTSDMPAVFGAAKDRPVLFTAAAWADVLLTLDTADFIALLGNSFYALHVLTPGMFLEWQRATGILRISRG, encoded by the coding sequence TTGTTCGTCGATGCCAGCGTAGCGCTCGCCGCGTGTGGAAGGCCGCGCGGTGCTTCCCGGGCCATCTTCAATGCCGCCGCTGCCCATGGCTGGGAGTTGGTATCGAGCGGATACTCGCTTGCCGAGGTTCGTCGCAACCTCGGCAAACTCCCCGGGGACCCGGCGGTCGAATGGCAGGCGATCGCAGGCGGCCTTCGCATCGTTCGGGATGTCTGGACGAGCGACATGCCAGCCGTGTTCGGTGCCGCAAAAGATCGCCCAGTGCTGTTTACGGCAGCCGCATGGGCCGACGTGCTGCTGACGCTCGACACCGCGGATTTTATCGCCCTACTGGGCAACAGTTTTTATGCTCTCCATGTTCTGACGCCCGGCATGTTCTTGGAGTGGCAGCGGGCGACAGGGATCTTGAGAATATCACGGGGCTGA